A genomic window from Anopheles ziemanni chromosome X, idAnoZiCoDA_A2_x.2, whole genome shotgun sequence includes:
- the LOC131291040 gene encoding probable cytochrome P450 9f2: MALQLLGALMGAMFSAGGALALGMVALLYYYYVVRGARYFAERGVPYQPPTPLLGNGADFLLRRRTMIEVLSELYGRFARHRFFGYFDFLSPIYVLRDLELVKQVCIKDFDHFLNHRIDLDENHDPLFGRALFAMRDSRWRNMRTVLSPAFTGSKMRLMFGLITTYCETAVRTIRSETQGGRADLEMKELFRRFGNDIVATCAFGIEINSFADRTNAFYTLGKELTNLEGLQGLKFLAFSSFPRLMRLLRLKLFSDRMTTFFRHVVMDTIAQRERRNVVRHDMINLLMEARKQELKFDENDNVTVNGGQKRLMDWTDDDLTAQCTVFFFGGYDTVSTLSSFMAHELAVNPDVQQRLREECDAVRASLGDGEKLSYETLQSMKYLDMVATETMRLWTPAPFLDRICTKPYVLEDYDGHKVQLHKGDGVWVPAAAIMRDPELFPDPDRFWPDRFAPEHRGNMDTNALLGFGLGPRNCIGSRFALMEAKAIFYYLLTNFYLEKGPDTQHPIRMKLASIAPSAEKGFWIRFRVREP, encoded by the exons ATGGCACTGCAGCTGTTGGGTGCGCTGATGGGCGCGATGTTCTCGGCGGGAGGTGCCCTCGCGCTTGGGATGGTCGCCCTGTTGTACTACTACTACGTGGTGCGGGGGGCGCGGTACTTCGCCGAGCGGGGCGTGCCGTATCAGCCGCCGACGCCGCTCCTCGGCAACGGGGCCGACTTCCTGCTGCGCCGGCGCACGATGATAGAGGTCCTGTCGGAGCTGTACGGGCGGTTCGCGCGCCACCGGTTCTTCGGCTACTTCGACTTCCTCTCGCCGATCTACGTGCTGCGCGACCTGGAGCTGGTGAAGCAGGTGTGCATCAAGGACTTCGACCACTTCCTCAACCACCGGATCGATCTGGACGAGAACCACGATCCGCTGTTCGGGCGGGCGCTGTTCGCGATGCGCGACAGCCGCTGGCGGAACATGCGCACCGTGCTCAGCCCGGCGTTCACCGGCAGCAAGATGCGGCTCATGTTCGGCCTGATCACGACCTACTGCGAGACGGCGGTGCGGACGATCCGGTCGGAGACGCAGGGCGGGCGGGCCGACCTCGAGATGAAGGAGCTGTTCCGGCGCTTCGGCAACGACATCGTGGCGACGTGCGCGTTCGGCATCGAGATCAACTCGTTCGCCGATCGCACCAACGCGTTCTACACGCTCGGCAAGGAGCTGACCAACCTGGAGGGCCTGCAGGGGCTCAAGTTTCTCGCCTTCTCCTCCTTTCCGCGCCTGATGCGCCTGCTGCGGCTGAAGCTGTTCAGCGACCGGATGACCACCTTCTTCCGGCACGTGGTGATGGACACGATCGCGCAGCGGGAACGTCGGAACGTCGTGCGCCACGACATGATCAACCTGCTGATGGAGGCGCGCAAGCAGGAGCTCAAGTTCGACGAGAACGACAACGTCACCGTCAACGGGGGTCAGAAGCGTCTCATGG ACTGGACCGATGACGATCTGACCGCCCAGTGCACGGTGTTCTTCTTCGGCGGGTACGACACCGTCTCCACGCTGTCCTCCTTCATGGCCCACGAGCTGGCGGTCAACCCGGACGTGCAGCAGCGGCTGCGGGAGGAGTGCGACGCGGTGCGGGCCAGCCTGGGCGACGGCGAGAAGCTCTCCTACGAGACGCTGCAGTCGATGAAGTACCTCGACATGGTGGCGACGGAAACGATGCGCCTCTGGACGCCCGCCCCCTTCCTCGATCGGATCTGCACGAAGCCGTACGTGCTGGAGGACTACGACGGGCACAAGGTGCAGCTGCACAAGGGCGACGGTGTGTGGGTGCCGGCGGCCGCCATCATGCGCGACCCGGAGCTCTTCCCCGACCCGGACCGCTTCTGGCCGGATCGGTTCGCGCCGGAGCACCGGGGCAACATGGACACCAACGCCCTGCTCGGGTTCGGTCTCGGGCCGAGGAACTGCATCGGCTCGCGCTTCGCCCTGATGGAGGCGAAGGCCATTTTCTACTACCTGCTGACGAACTTCTACCTGGAGAAGGGACCCGACACGCAGCACCCGATCCGCATGAAGCTGGCCAGCATCGCGCCGTCCGCCGAAAAGGGCTTCTGGATACGGTTCCGCGTCCGCGAACCCTGA